One genomic region from Streptomyces sp. NBC_00457 encodes:
- a CDS encoding SCO6745 family protein, translating to MTTAAIDPRAGRRCHNALNALHSAHYFAPEVGKELGALGITDPRAVNFAVRAAALGPVGPGTVAATFYNYKYELVARHVPAVWAIASPDAVLAARARGVDSALRRLLGEQVVASPEMAEAARLALRAAEACTRGARPLYAAHADLPVPEEPHLAYWHAATLLREHRGDGHLTVLVSAGLDGLEALATHTATGKGFSPKWVFGTRGWRQEEWDAAKGRLRERGLVDAAGELTEQGVALRAEIEQETDRLDRAPYEHLGAEDVQRLTELATGFARAVVAAGAFPEDLFGKG from the coding sequence GGTCGGCAAGGAGCTGGGCGCGCTCGGGATCACGGACCCCAGGGCCGTCAACTTCGCCGTGCGGGCGGCCGCGTTGGGTCCGGTGGGGCCCGGGACGGTGGCGGCGACGTTCTACAACTACAAGTACGAGCTGGTGGCCCGGCATGTGCCGGCGGTGTGGGCGATCGCCTCACCCGACGCCGTTCTGGCGGCACGCGCGCGTGGGGTCGATTCCGCGCTGCGCCGCCTCCTGGGTGAGCAGGTGGTGGCCTCGCCGGAGATGGCGGAGGCCGCGCGCCTCGCGCTGCGGGCGGCCGAGGCCTGTACGCGCGGCGCCCGGCCGTTGTACGCCGCCCACGCCGACCTGCCGGTGCCCGAGGAACCGCATCTGGCGTACTGGCACGCGGCGACGCTGCTGCGTGAGCACCGGGGCGACGGGCATCTCACCGTGCTGGTGTCGGCCGGGCTCGACGGTCTGGAGGCGCTGGCGACCCACACGGCGACCGGCAAGGGCTTCTCACCGAAGTGGGTGTTCGGCACGCGTGGCTGGCGACAGGAGGAGTGGGACGCGGCGAAGGGACGGCTGCGGGAGCGCGGGCTGGTGGACGCGGCGGGCGAGCTGACCGAGCAGGGGGTCGCGCTCCGGGCGGAGATCGAGCAGGAGACCGACCGGCTGGACCGTGCGCCCTACGAGCACCTGGGAGCCGAGGACGTGCAGCGGCTGACGGAGCTGGCAACCGGGTTCGCCCGCGCGGTGGTCGCCGCCGGGGCGTTCCCCGAGGATCTGTTCGGCAAGGGCTGA
- a CDS encoding LPFR motif small protein: MLRAIADVLRQIGGAIATVVTLPFRALARLLGGASGGARRRRV, translated from the coding sequence ATGCTCCGTGCGATTGCTGACGTGTTGCGACAGATCGGTGGGGCCATCGCCACCGTGGTGACGCTGCCCTTCCGTGCGCTGGCCCGGCTGCTGGGCGGCGCCTCGGGCGGCGCGCGGCGACGCAGGGTCTGA
- a CDS encoding Tex family protein has protein sequence MTTPGSIEAGSIEGRIAEELGVRERQVKAAVELLDGGSTVPFIARYRKEATEMLDDAQLRTLEERLRYLRELEERRAAILDSVREQGKLTDELEARIRGAETKARLEDIYLPYKPKRRTKAQIAREAGLEPLAEGLLGDPTIEPLAAAAAFVDADKGVADPQAALDGARAILTERFSEDADLIGELRERMWARGRLAAKVREGKEEAGAKFSDYFDFAEPFTALPSHRILAMLRGEKEEVLDLVLEPEEPTDGPSSYEGMIAAKFGVTDRGRPGDKWLTDTVRWAWRTRILVHLGLDLRLRLRTAAEDEAVNVFAANLRDLLLAAPAGTRATLGLDPGFRTGVKVAVVDATGKVVATDVIHPHVPANRWDEAIAKLARLAKEHAVELIAIGNGTASRETDKLAGELITKHPELKLTKVMVSEAGASVYSASAFASQELPDMDVSLRGAVSIARRLQDPLAELVKIDPKSIGVGQYQHDLSEVKLSRSLDAVVEDCVNGVGVDVNTASAPLLARVSGISSGLAENIVSHRDANGPFKSRSELKGVARLGPKAYEQCAGFLRIRGGHDPLDASSVHPEAYPVVRRMVQTSGQEVASLVGNTAVLRSLKPQEFVDETFGLPTVTDILKELEKPGRDPRPAFKTATFKEGVEKISDLSSGMVLEGVVTNVAAFGAFVDVGVHQDGLVHVSAMSKTFVKDPRDVVKPGDIVKVKVLDIDIPRKRISLTLRLDDESAAQGGGQGEGGERRQRGGRPPQQRQGRGGGGGGSRQAPAPGNSAMADALRRAGLVDRKDGRR, from the coding sequence GTGACGACACCCGGGTCCATCGAAGCAGGGTCCATCGAAGGCAGGATCGCCGAGGAGCTCGGCGTACGGGAGCGGCAGGTCAAGGCTGCCGTGGAGTTGCTCGACGGCGGTTCGACGGTGCCCTTCATCGCCCGCTACCGCAAGGAAGCGACCGAGATGCTCGACGATGCGCAGCTGCGCACGCTCGAGGAGCGGCTGCGCTATCTGCGGGAGCTGGAGGAGCGGCGGGCGGCGATCCTCGACTCCGTGCGCGAGCAGGGCAAGCTCACCGACGAGTTGGAGGCGCGGATCCGCGGCGCCGAGACCAAGGCGCGGCTCGAGGACATCTACCTGCCGTACAAGCCGAAGCGGCGGACCAAGGCGCAGATCGCGCGTGAGGCCGGGCTGGAGCCGCTCGCGGAGGGCCTGCTCGGCGATCCGACGATCGAGCCGCTGGCCGCCGCGGCGGCGTTCGTCGACGCGGACAAGGGAGTCGCCGATCCGCAGGCCGCCCTGGACGGCGCGCGGGCGATCCTCACCGAGCGGTTCTCGGAGGATGCCGACCTGATCGGCGAGCTGCGCGAGCGCATGTGGGCGCGCGGGCGGCTGGCCGCCAAGGTGCGCGAGGGCAAGGAGGAGGCCGGCGCCAAGTTCTCCGACTACTTCGACTTCGCCGAGCCGTTCACCGCACTGCCCTCGCACCGGATCCTCGCCATGCTGCGCGGCGAGAAGGAGGAGGTCCTCGACCTCGTCCTGGAGCCGGAGGAGCCCACAGACGGGCCGTCGTCTTACGAGGGGATGATCGCCGCGAAGTTCGGCGTCACCGATCGCGGCCGTCCCGGCGACAAATGGCTCACGGACACGGTCCGCTGGGCCTGGCGCACCCGCATCCTCGTCCACCTCGGCCTCGACCTGCGCCTTCGGCTGCGTACGGCCGCCGAAGACGAGGCGGTCAACGTGTTCGCCGCCAACCTGCGCGACCTGCTGCTCGCCGCCCCGGCCGGCACACGCGCGACGCTGGGACTGGACCCGGGCTTCCGTACGGGTGTGAAGGTCGCCGTCGTCGACGCGACGGGCAAGGTCGTGGCGACCGACGTGATCCACCCGCACGTGCCGGCGAACCGGTGGGACGAGGCGATCGCCAAGCTGGCACGGCTGGCGAAGGAGCACGCGGTCGAGCTGATCGCGATCGGCAACGGCACGGCGTCCCGGGAGACCGACAAGCTCGCCGGTGAACTCATCACCAAGCACCCGGAGTTGAAGCTCACCAAGGTGATGGTGTCCGAGGCGGGCGCCTCCGTGTACTCGGCCTCCGCCTTCGCCTCGCAGGAGCTGCCGGACATGGACGTGTCGCTGCGCGGTGCGGTGTCCATCGCGCGTCGGCTCCAGGACCCGCTGGCCGAGCTGGTGAAGATCGACCCGAAGTCGATCGGTGTCGGCCAGTACCAGCACGACCTGTCCGAGGTGAAACTGTCGCGCTCGCTGGACGCGGTGGTCGAGGACTGTGTGAACGGCGTCGGGGTCGACGTCAACACGGCCTCCGCACCCCTCCTCGCGCGCGTGTCCGGCATCTCCTCCGGGCTCGCCGAGAACATCGTGTCGCACCGTGACGCCAACGGCCCGTTCAAGTCGAGGTCCGAGCTGAAGGGCGTGGCACGGCTCGGCCCGAAGGCCTACGAGCAGTGCGCGGGCTTCCTGCGGATCCGGGGCGGCCACGACCCGCTGGACGCGTCGAGCGTTCACCCCGAGGCCTATCCCGTCGTACGGCGGATGGTGCAGACGTCCGGCCAGGAGGTCGCCTCGCTCGTCGGCAACACGGCTGTGCTGCGGTCGCTGAAGCCGCAGGAGTTCGTCGACGAGACGTTCGGTCTGCCGACCGTCACCGACATCCTCAAAGAGCTGGAGAAGCCGGGCCGCGACCCGCGGCCCGCGTTCAAGACCGCCACGTTCAAGGAGGGCGTCGAGAAGATCTCCGACCTGTCCTCCGGGATGGTTCTCGAAGGGGTCGTGACGAACGTGGCGGCCTTCGGGGCGTTCGTCGACGTCGGTGTGCACCAGGACGGGCTGGTGCATGTGTCCGCGATGTCGAAGACGTTCGTCAAGGATCCGCGGGATGTGGTCAAGCCCGGCGACATCGTCAAGGTGAAGGTCCTGGACATCGACATCCCGCGCAAGCGGATCTCCCTGACCCTGCGGCTGGACGACGAGAGCGCTGCGCAGGGCGGCGGACAGGGCGAGGGCGGCGAGCGGCGACAGCGGGGTGGGCGTCCTCCGCAGCAGCGGCAGGGCCGGGGCGGCGGCGGTGGCGGCTCGCGTCAGGCGCCCGCGCCGGGCAACAGTGCGATGGCCGATGCTCTTCGCCGGGCCGGGCTGGTCGATCGCAAGGATGGGCGGCGTTGA
- a CDS encoding putative glycolipid-binding domain-containing protein, with protein sequence MTASHVFTWEVFESRGFETAWVDFDGDALRARGRAFGTTPGPYWIAYELDTADGFVTRRLRVTAETHSGTQDLDLRHDGEGRWTADGERLPGIDGALDCDLGLCPLTNSMPVLRHGLHRTPGEEDFLMAWVSVPDLTVQPSPQRYTHLDRGRVRFTSGDFRSDLVFDADGFVVDYPGLATRLAAPATP encoded by the coding sequence ATGACCGCTTCGCATGTCTTCACCTGGGAAGTTTTCGAGAGCCGGGGGTTCGAGACCGCCTGGGTCGACTTCGACGGTGACGCGCTGCGGGCGCGTGGGCGTGCCTTCGGGACTACGCCGGGGCCGTACTGGATCGCGTACGAGCTCGACACCGCCGACGGCTTCGTGACCCGGCGGCTGCGGGTCACGGCTGAGACCCACTCCGGCACACAGGACCTTGACCTGCGGCATGACGGTGAGGGGCGGTGGACCGCGGACGGCGAGCGGTTGCCCGGTATCGACGGTGCCCTCGACTGCGACCTCGGCCTGTGCCCGCTGACCAACAGCATGCCGGTACTGCGGCACGGGCTCCATCGCACGCCGGGTGAGGAGGACTTCCTCATGGCCTGGGTCTCGGTGCCGGACCTGACCGTCCAGCCGTCACCGCAGCGGTACACCCACCTAGACCGCGGACGCGTCCGCTTCACCTCGGGCGACTTCCGCAGCGACCTCGTCTTCGACGCGGACGGCTTCGTCGTCGACTATCCGGGGCTGGCCACACGACTGGCCGCTCCGGCAACGCCCTAA
- a CDS encoding ABC-F family ATP-binding cassette domain-containing protein: MTAILVAKNLAAGHGDRALFTGLDLVVAPGDVIGLVGANGAGKSTLLRILAGLTAPEEGELRLSPPTATIGHLPQEPERRPGETVRGFLARRTGVAEAQRTMDEATQALVDGAPGADDAYATSLERWLDLGGADLDERAEEVTDSLGLAVDLDQAMTSLSGGQAARAGLASLLLSRYDVFLLDEPTNDLDLDGLERLERFVSGLRAGTVVVSHDREFLARTVTKVLELDLVQGQINLYGGGYEAYLEERETARRHAREGYEEYADKKAALQDRAQMQRTWMDKGVKNARRKASDNDKIGRKFRSEASEKQAAKARQTQRMIERLDVVEEPRKEWELRMEIAAAPRSGAVVATLRDAEVRRGDFVLGPVSLQIDWADRVAVTGANGAGKSTLLGALLGRVPVDAGQASLGSGVLVGEVDQARKVFHGPESLLDAFGAAVPDTEPAEVRTLLAKFGLKSDHVLRAAATLSPGERTRAALALLQGRGVNLLVLDEPTNHLDLPAIEQLESALDSYEGTLLLVTHDRRMLEAVHVTRRVEVADGKVTER; this comes from the coding sequence ATGACTGCCATCCTCGTCGCCAAGAACCTCGCCGCCGGCCACGGCGACCGCGCGCTGTTCACCGGGCTCGACCTCGTCGTCGCGCCCGGCGATGTGATCGGCCTGGTCGGGGCCAACGGCGCCGGCAAGTCCACGCTGCTGCGGATCCTCGCCGGACTCACCGCGCCGGAGGAGGGCGAGCTGCGCCTCTCGCCGCCCACGGCGACGATCGGCCACCTGCCGCAGGAACCGGAGCGCCGCCCGGGCGAGACCGTGCGGGGGTTCCTGGCCCGCCGCACCGGCGTGGCCGAGGCCCAGCGCACGATGGACGAGGCCACCCAGGCGCTCGTCGACGGAGCACCGGGCGCCGACGACGCGTACGCGACGAGCCTGGAGCGCTGGCTCGACCTCGGCGGCGCCGACCTGGACGAACGGGCCGAGGAGGTCACCGACTCACTGGGCCTGGCAGTCGACCTCGACCAGGCGATGACGTCCCTCTCCGGCGGCCAGGCAGCCCGTGCGGGCCTTGCCTCCCTCCTGCTCTCCCGCTACGACGTGTTCCTGCTCGACGAGCCGACCAACGACCTCGACCTGGACGGCCTGGAACGCCTCGAACGCTTTGTGAGCGGCCTGCGGGCCGGCACGGTCGTCGTCAGCCACGACCGCGAGTTCCTCGCCCGCACCGTCACCAAGGTCCTCGAACTCGACCTCGTACAGGGACAGATCAATCTCTACGGCGGCGGCTACGAGGCCTACCTGGAGGAACGCGAGACGGCCCGGCGGCACGCCCGCGAGGGCTACGAGGAGTACGCCGACAAGAAGGCGGCCCTCCAGGACCGGGCACAGATGCAGCGCACCTGGATGGACAAGGGCGTGAAGAACGCGCGCCGCAAGGCCAGCGACAACGACAAGATCGGCCGCAAGTTCCGCAGCGAGGCCAGCGAGAAGCAGGCCGCGAAGGCCCGCCAGACGCAGCGCATGATCGAACGCCTCGATGTCGTCGAGGAGCCGCGCAAGGAGTGGGAACTGCGGATGGAGATCGCGGCGGCCCCGCGCTCCGGCGCCGTCGTCGCCACCCTGCGCGACGCCGAAGTGCGGCGCGGTGACTTCGTCCTCGGCCCGGTGTCCCTGCAGATCGACTGGGCGGACCGGGTGGCCGTGACGGGCGCGAACGGCGCGGGCAAGTCGACCCTGCTCGGCGCCCTGCTCGGCCGGGTCCCCGTGGACGCGGGGCAGGCCTCCCTCGGCTCCGGCGTCCTCGTCGGCGAGGTCGACCAGGCCCGCAAGGTGTTCCACGGCCCGGAGTCCCTGCTGGACGCCTTCGGCGCGGCCGTCCCCGACACGGAACCGGCCGAAGTGCGGACGCTGCTCGCCAAGTTCGGCCTGAAGTCGGACCACGTATTGCGCGCGGCGGCCACGCTGTCACCGGGTGAGCGGACCAGAGCGGCGCTCGCCCTGCTCCAGGGGCGGGGCGTCAACCTCCTGGTCTTGGACGAGCCGACCAACCACCTCGACCTGCCGGCCATCGAGCAACTCGAGTCGGCCCTGGATTCGTACGAGGGCACGCTGCTCCTGGTCACCCATGACCGGCGCATGCTGGAGGCGGTTCATGTGACGCGCCGGGTGGAGGTGGCGGACGGCAAGGTGACCGAACGCTAA
- a CDS encoding oxidoreductase has product MSAEYATFGLAPAIRAGGVRANGDYQVHRDFVDFIVNDRPLLFQLSDLDAVSPLASDVPPAIFTAQVRSLLLEIDAPLPGGRYVIYGCPECEELGCGAVTAVIEQEGDDYLWRDFAWQTDDYADLTLNGYHGIGPFRFRGAEYRTALTSLLDGSGSARRRVLLIGARVALLAKLAAALRTIGIGADITRDAADVPADELRGYGAVAFGRAVTQEERAAVRAAFDRAGVEVAYVDGLAPIVPLLVAQIEHALDRSPADRRRLTRLVAADGEAGIEVTSPCRVQLTAYRLDRLYRTHAHEVFDGILEPGRHRIALDAKAVKGESFVVARTSGSVLVEAMAHG; this is encoded by the coding sequence ATGTCTGCCGAGTACGCGACCTTCGGCCTGGCACCGGCGATACGTGCCGGTGGAGTCCGCGCCAACGGTGACTACCAAGTACACCGGGATTTCGTGGACTTCATCGTGAACGACCGTCCGCTGCTCTTCCAGCTCTCCGACCTCGACGCCGTCTCCCCACTCGCCTCGGACGTCCCACCCGCGATCTTCACCGCCCAGGTCCGCAGCCTGCTGCTGGAGATCGACGCACCCCTGCCCGGTGGCCGGTACGTCATCTACGGCTGTCCCGAATGCGAGGAGCTGGGGTGCGGGGCGGTCACCGCGGTCATCGAGCAGGAAGGCGACGACTACCTCTGGCGCGACTTCGCCTGGCAGACCGACGATTACGCCGACCTGACACTCAACGGCTACCACGGCATAGGGCCGTTCCGCTTCCGCGGTGCCGAGTACCGGACGGCGCTCACCTCCCTGCTGGACGGCTCCGGCAGCGCCCGCCGCCGCGTCCTGCTCATCGGCGCCCGCGTCGCCCTGCTGGCCAAGCTCGCCGCCGCACTGCGCACCATCGGCATCGGCGCCGACATCACCCGCGACGCGGCCGACGTCCCCGCCGACGAACTGCGCGGCTACGGCGCCGTCGCCTTCGGCCGCGCCGTCACCCAGGAGGAACGTGCCGCCGTACGCGCCGCCTTCGACCGCGCCGGTGTCGAGGTCGCCTACGTCGACGGACTCGCGCCGATCGTCCCGCTGCTCGTCGCCCAGATCGAACACGCCCTGGACCGCAGCCCCGCCGACCGGCGCCGGCTGACCCGGCTGGTCGCCGCCGACGGCGAAGCGGGCATCGAGGTCACCTCGCCCTGCCGGGTCCAGCTCACCGCGTACCGCCTCGACCGTCTCTACCGCACCCACGCCCACGAGGTCTTCGACGGGATCCTGGAACCCGGCCGGCATCGCATCGCCCTGGACGCCAAGGCGGTGAAGGGGGAGTCCTTCGTGGTGGCGCGAACATCGGGAAGCGTGCTGGTGGAGGCGATGGCGCACGGATGA
- a CDS encoding FAD-dependent oxidoreductase, whose amino-acid sequence MSSEPNDEIIVVGGGVIGLTTAVVLAERGRRVRVWTRDPVERTTSAVAGALWWPYRIEPVAQARRWALRSLDVYEELAGRPEVTGVRMVEGVLGEAGPDDAWAAERLPGLRPATAEEYPGTGLWARLPLIDMALHLPWLRERFLGAGGAIEVRTVSGFAEVDAPVVVNCTGLGARELVPDASVRPVRGQLVVVENPGIRTWLVSTDAAGAMAYFFPQPGRLLLGGTADEDDFSAEPDPAVAEAIVRRCAALRPEIAGARVLDHRVGLRPARDTVRLEREPLPDGRLLVHNYGHGGAGITVAWGCAEDAAGAVDERP is encoded by the coding sequence ATGAGCAGCGAACCGAACGACGAGATCATCGTGGTCGGCGGCGGGGTCATCGGGCTGACCACGGCCGTCGTCCTCGCCGAGCGGGGCCGCCGGGTGCGGGTGTGGACGCGGGATCCCGTGGAGCGGACCACCTCGGCGGTCGCGGGCGCGCTGTGGTGGCCGTACCGGATCGAGCCGGTCGCGCAGGCACGCAGGTGGGCGCTGCGGTCGCTCGATGTGTACGAGGAGTTGGCGGGACGGCCCGAGGTGACCGGCGTACGCATGGTCGAAGGGGTATTGGGTGAGGCCGGTCCGGACGATGCCTGGGCCGCCGAGCGGCTGCCGGGGCTGCGTCCGGCGACCGCCGAGGAGTACCCGGGCACGGGGTTGTGGGCGCGGTTGCCGCTGATCGACATGGCGCTCCATCTGCCGTGGCTGCGCGAGCGGTTCCTCGGGGCGGGCGGGGCGATCGAGGTGCGTACGGTGTCCGGCTTCGCGGAGGTCGACGCACCCGTCGTGGTCAACTGCACCGGGCTGGGGGCGCGGGAGCTGGTGCCGGACGCCTCCGTACGGCCCGTGCGCGGGCAGTTGGTCGTCGTGGAGAACCCCGGGATCCGGACCTGGCTCGTCTCCACCGACGCCGCCGGGGCCATGGCGTACTTCTTTCCGCAGCCCGGTCGGTTGCTGCTGGGCGGCACGGCGGACGAGGACGACTTCTCGGCCGAGCCGGATCCGGCGGTGGCGGAGGCGATCGTACGACGGTGTGCGGCGCTGCGGCCGGAGATCGCCGGGGCGCGGGTGCTGGACCATCGGGTCGGGCTGAGGCCCGCCCGGGACACGGTCCGGCTGGAGCGCGAACCGCTCCCGGACGGGCGGCTGTTGGTGCACAACTACGGCCATGGCGGCGCGGGCATCACCGTGGCGTGGGGCTGCGCGGAGGATGCGGCCGGGGCCGTGGACGAGCGGCCGTGA
- a CDS encoding DMT family transporter: protein MNILLSAAFVLCWSSGFVGAKLGTEHAGAVTLLMWRFLPLAVILIAVAIGRGRASWQGLTARDIARQIAIGLLSQSGYLLTVYYAIQLGVSSGTTALIDGTQPLVAGALAGPLLRQYVSARQWLGLCLGLAGVAVVTTADASAATAVAWWVYLVPFAGMLSLVAATFLEERSRTQVTPLVSMTVHCTTSALVFTVAAFAAGAAAPSSAPAFWLATVWLVTLSTFGGYGLYWLVLQRSGVTQVNTLMFLMAPVTAVWGAAMFGEPFTAQTAVGLAVALSAVAVVHGASPRAGRERVASRQVV, encoded by the coding sequence ATGAACATCTTGCTGTCGGCCGCCTTCGTGCTCTGCTGGAGCTCGGGGTTCGTCGGCGCCAAGCTGGGCACGGAGCACGCGGGCGCGGTGACGCTCCTGATGTGGCGGTTTCTGCCGCTTGCCGTCATCCTCATCGCGGTCGCGATCGGGCGCGGGCGGGCGTCATGGCAGGGACTGACCGCGCGTGACATCGCACGGCAGATCGCGATCGGGCTGCTCTCCCAGAGCGGCTATCTGCTCACCGTCTACTACGCCATCCAGCTCGGCGTCTCCAGCGGCACGACCGCCCTGATCGACGGCACCCAGCCCCTCGTCGCGGGCGCGCTCGCCGGGCCGTTGCTGCGCCAGTACGTCTCGGCGCGGCAGTGGCTCGGCCTGTGCCTGGGCCTCGCCGGTGTCGCCGTCGTCACCACGGCCGACGCCTCGGCGGCCACCGCCGTCGCCTGGTGGGTCTATCTCGTCCCGTTCGCCGGGATGCTCTCGCTGGTGGCGGCCACCTTCCTCGAAGAGCGCTCCCGGACACAGGTGACGCCCCTGGTGTCGATGACCGTCCACTGCACCACCAGCGCACTCGTCTTCACGGTCGCCGCCTTCGCGGCCGGGGCCGCCGCCCCCTCCTCCGCCCCGGCGTTCTGGCTGGCCACCGTGTGGCTCGTGACGCTCTCGACGTTCGGCGGCTACGGGCTGTACTGGCTGGTGCTGCAGCGCTCGGGCGTGACCCAGGTCAACACGCTGATGTTCCTCATGGCCCCCGTCACGGCCGTCTGGGGCGCCGCCATGTTCGGCGAGCCGTTCACCGCGCAGACCGCCGTCGGCCTGGCGGTCGCCCTCTCGGCGGTCGCCGTCGTACACGGCGCGAGCCCACGGGCGGGGCGGGAGCGGGTGGCGTCCCGCCAGGTGGTGTAG
- a CDS encoding TetR/AcrR family transcriptional regulator produces the protein MSTRRITMTPGAHRVLAAASRLFYERGIHAVGVDLIAAEAGVTKKTLYDRFGSKDQIVVEYLADRDERWRRFVAERLDRVEPGSVDRVLAVFDASRSWMTESSPKGCSMVNAHAEISDPAHPAYAIITGQKQWMLELFTDLVGEVAPGRADQLAPALMLLHEGALVAHGLRIFPDPIGRARDEAGELLGAQR, from the coding sequence ATGAGTACCAGGCGGATCACGATGACCCCCGGCGCGCACCGCGTTCTCGCGGCGGCGTCCCGGCTGTTCTACGAGCGCGGTATCCACGCGGTCGGGGTGGACCTGATCGCCGCCGAGGCCGGAGTGACGAAGAAGACGCTCTACGACCGGTTCGGGTCCAAGGACCAGATCGTCGTCGAGTACCTCGCCGACCGCGACGAGCGCTGGCGGCGCTTCGTCGCGGAACGGCTGGATCGCGTGGAGCCGGGATCCGTCGACCGCGTGCTCGCGGTGTTCGACGCGTCCCGGTCCTGGATGACCGAGAGCAGCCCGAAGGGGTGCAGCATGGTCAACGCCCACGCCGAGATCAGCGATCCCGCCCACCCGGCCTACGCGATCATCACCGGGCAGAAGCAATGGATGCTGGAGCTCTTCACCGATCTGGTCGGGGAAGTCGCGCCCGGCCGGGCCGACCAGCTGGCCCCCGCGCTGATGCTGCTGCACGAGGGCGCGCTGGTCGCCCACGGCCTGCGCATCTTCCCCGACCCGATCGGCCGTGCCCGCGACGAGGCGGGCGAACTCCTCGGCGCTCAGCGGTAG
- a CDS encoding BCCT family transporter, with product MTEDLKKRGGGREGPSDIPGGRVHETDRVVFGVTAVITVAFVIWGAVGTDSLESASTTMLNGLIHNGGWAFILAASAFVVFALWLAMSRYGRIHLGAEGEEPEFRTVSWVAMMFSAGMGIGLMFYGVSEPLSHYTTPPPGTDPADSAERMETAMATTLFHWTLHPWAIYAVVGLAIAYSTFRKRRRQTISAVFTPLIGEKHANGTGGRVIDILAIIATVFGSAASLGLGALQIGSGFQELDWMDDVSTGLLVAIIAVLTLAFVASAVSGIERGIQWLSNTNMVLALILALFVFVAGPTIIVLDLLPTSVFSYLGDLPQLAGRTEASTGEGVADWLGSWTVFYWAWWISWTPFVGMFIARISRGRTIRQFVGGVILVPSTVSLVWFAVFGGSAMRLKEGGALGEESTPEGQLFGLLQEFPIATVTSLLVMILVGIFFVSGADAASIVMGTLSQKGALEPGRFVVVFWGVVTGAVAAIMLLVGSGQGDALTGLQNLTILAAAPFVLVMIGMCVALMRDLRHDPVIVRNAMGSEAVELAVIEGHQKYDGDFGIRVGPGPGTETEGDPLGHDYR from the coding sequence ATGACTGAAGATCTGAAGAAGAGGGGAGGCGGCCGGGAAGGTCCCTCGGACATTCCCGGCGGCCGGGTCCATGAGACGGACCGAGTGGTGTTCGGCGTCACCGCCGTCATCACCGTGGCCTTCGTGATCTGGGGCGCGGTGGGGACGGACTCACTGGAGAGCGCCTCCACGACGATGCTCAACGGCCTGATCCACAACGGTGGCTGGGCCTTCATACTGGCCGCTTCGGCCTTCGTCGTCTTCGCGTTGTGGCTCGCGATGAGCCGCTACGGCCGGATCCACCTCGGCGCCGAGGGCGAGGAGCCCGAGTTCCGCACCGTGTCGTGGGTCGCGATGATGTTCAGCGCCGGCATGGGCATCGGCCTGATGTTCTACGGAGTGAGTGAGCCGCTCTCGCACTACACGACCCCACCTCCGGGCACCGACCCCGCCGACTCCGCGGAACGCATGGAGACGGCGATGGCCACCACCCTCTTCCACTGGACCCTGCACCCCTGGGCGATCTACGCGGTGGTCGGCCTCGCCATCGCCTACAGCACCTTCCGCAAACGCCGGCGCCAGACCATCAGCGCGGTCTTCACCCCGCTCATCGGGGAGAAGCACGCGAACGGCACCGGCGGCCGGGTGATCGACATCCTCGCGATCATCGCCACCGTCTTCGGCTCCGCCGCCTCGCTGGGCCTGGGCGCGCTCCAGATCGGCTCCGGTTTCCAGGAGTTGGACTGGATGGACGACGTGAGCACCGGGCTGCTCGTCGCGATCATCGCCGTACTGACCCTGGCCTTCGTCGCCTCGGCGGTCTCCGGCATCGAGCGGGGCATCCAGTGGCTGTCCAACACCAACATGGTGCTCGCCCTGATCCTCGCCCTGTTCGTGTTCGTCGCGGGTCCCACCATCATCGTGCTCGACCTGCTGCCCACCTCCGTCTTCTCCTACCTCGGTGATCTGCCGCAGCTCGCGGGCCGCACCGAGGCCAGCACCGGAGAGGGCGTCGCGGACTGGCTCGGCAGCTGGACCGTCTTCTACTGGGCGTGGTGGATCTCCTGGACGCCGTTCGTCGGCATGTTCATCGCGCGTATCAGCCGGGGCCGCACCATCCGGCAGTTCGTCGGCGGCGTGATCCTCGTGCCCAGCACGGTCAGCCTCGTCTGGTTCGCGGTCTTCGGCGGTTCGGCGATGAGGCTGAAGGAGGGCGGCGCGCTCGGCGAGGAGTCGACCCCCGAGGGCCAGCTCTTCGGCCTCCTCCAGGAGTTCCCCATCGCGACCGTCACCAGCCTGCTGGTGATGATCCTGGTCGGCATCTTCTTCGTGTCGGGTGCCGACGCCGCGTCCATCGTGATGGGCACGCTCTCCCAGAAGGGCGCCCTCGAACCCGGCCGCTTCGTCGTCGTGTTCTGGGGTGTGGTGACCGGAGCCGTCGCCGCCATCATGCTGCTCGTCGGCAGCGGCCAGGGCGACGCGCTCACCGGCCTGCAGAACCTCACGATCCTGGCCGCCGCGCCGTTCGTCCTCGTGATGATCGGGATGTGCGTCGCCCTCATGCGCGACCTGCGCCACGACCCCGTGATCGTGCGCAACGCGATGGGCTCCGAGGCCGTCGAACTCGCCGTGATCGAGGGCCACCAGAAGTACGACGGCGATTTCGGGATCAGGGTCGGACCGGGCCCCGGCACGGAGACGGAGGGCGACCCGCTGGGGCACGACTACCGCTGA